The sequence ACGCCTGTGCGGCGGCTGTGATCTTTCCGAGGGGAAACACTGCGAGGATACGCACCTGAGCCGGAGTCACTCCGGGCCCTCCCGGCTCAAGGCCCTGTCGCGTCGCAGCGCTGCGGGCGCCCGATCCCGGTACGGGCGTGCCACGGCGTACAGGCGGTCACAACGGTTCAGGCCGCGTCGGTCGGATGCGTCGGCGCGTCAGGACCCGGTGGCACAGGGCTCCTCAGCATCCGGTGGCTCAGGGCTCCGAGGGCTGGGCGGGGCTCGGCTCCGCGATGCCCGTGGCGGCAGGCGCGGCTGCCGGTGCGGAGGCGGACGCGGACGCGGGGAGGGTGTCCGCGTTCAGCTCGTGCAAGGTCGCGGAGTCGAAGCCGAAGAGGTACGTGGCGGCGAAGCCCACGCCGTACCCGGCCAGCAGGCCGAGACCGTAGACCGCGGCGGTGGTGCCGAGGCCGCGGTTCCCCGCGAGCAGCGGGAAGAGGGCCCACCCGGAGGGCCCGATGGCGGTCGCCCCCACCTTCGTACCGAGCATGGAGAAGAGCCCCACGAGCCCGCCGCCCGCCGCGCCCCCCACGCACGCCGTGATGAACGGCCGGCCCAGCGGCAGCGAGACACCGTAGATCAGTGGCTCGCCGACACCCAGCACCCCGGCGGGCAACGCCGATCTGACGGTCTTGCGCAGGGAGGTGTTCCGCTTCAGCCGCAGCGCGACCGCGATCGCGCAGCCCACCTGCCCCGCCCCGGCCATCGCCAGCACCGGAAGGAGCACCGTGTAGCCCTGCGACTCGATGAGCGTCGTGTGAATCGGGATGAGCGCTTGGTGCAGGCCCAGCATCACGAGAGGAAGGAAGAGGCCCCCGAGTACGAAGCCCGCGAACGCGCCCGTGTGCGTGAGGAGCCAGTCCGCCGCCGTACCGATCCCCTCGGCGACCTCCCCCGCGACGTACATCAGGCCGTAGAGCGTCACGAGACCCGAGACGAGCACCGTGAGGGTCGGAGTGACGAGGACGTCGACGGCCTCGGGCACCCGGCGTCGGCACCAGCGCTCCACGTACGCGGCGAGAGCGGCGGCGCCGAGCGCGCCCAGTACTCCGCCCTGACCGGGCACGAGCGGGGTGCCGAACACCTCCACCTTGGCCACGCCGGGGAAGACGATGATCGCCGCGACCGCTCCGCCGAGCACGGGCGTGCCACCGAACTCCTTGGCCGTGTTGTAGCCGACGAACACCGCGATGAGCGCCATGAAACCGGAGGAGACCGCGGTCAGCGCCGACGTGAGACCCCCCGCCCAGCCGAGGTTGACGAGCAGTCCGCCCAGTCCCGCGATGATCCCGCAGCCGATCAGCGCGGGGATGAGGGGCACGAAGATGTCGGCGATGCGGCGGAGGAAGCGTTTGAGGGGGGTGCGGTTGCGCGAACGGCGCTCGGCGCGGATCTCGGCACCGCGCGAGGCGAGGGCGTCGGCGGTGGAGGCGGCGCCGTTGTCGGAGCGGGCGACTCCGGTGGCGGCTCTGGTGGCGGCGTCCGCGACGGGGGCGGTGTCCGCGCTCTCGTCGACCAGGCGGGCGAACTCCGGGGTCACGCGGGCGACCTTCCCCGGGCCCAGCACGAGCTGGTACGAGTCGCCGTCCTCGACCACGCCCAGGACGGCGGGCAGTGCGCGCAGCGCGGCGTCGTCGACCCGCGAGCGGTCGCCGAGGCCGAGCCGCAGCCGGGTCATGCAGTGGGTGACCGAGGTGACGTTGGCGGCACCACCCACCAGGGGCAGGATCGCCGCCGCCGTCGCAACGTGCTCGTTCCCGGCCATCGCCCAGCCGCCTTCCGCCGCCGCCACCGACGCCCCTGGCGCGGGGCGCGCCGGGGCCGTGGTCCGAGCGTGCGGGAGCGGGTGGGGGAGGGGGCGGAGGCTCGCGGGGGCGGGGGAGTGAAAGGGGGCGGGGGAGGGGCACCACCCCGGCTGCGGCCTCAGGTGTCCGGCCCGCCGGAACCCCGGGCGCACTGCCAATGCCGCCCGTCCCCCGTTCTGACGCCCCGCCCGCTCCCGGCAGAAGCCCCCGCCTCAGCCCTTCCTCCGCCTCAGCCCTTCCCCGCCTCTCCCAGCGCGCCCCGCAGGTGCCCCCCGTGGGCTTGGAGAAGGCGGGCGGACTCGGGGCCGTCGACGTGGCCGAGGAGGACGAGGATCGCGTTCTTCACTTCACCGCCGGTCGCGGCGAGCGCGGCTTCGATCTCGGTGTCGTCCGCGCCGGTGGCGAGGGCGACGATACGCCGGGAGCGGGCGCGGAGCTTCTCGTTGGAGGCGCGGACGTCGACCATCAGGTTTCCGTAGGTCTTGCCGAGCCGGATCATGCTGATCGTCGAGAGCATGTTGAGGACGAGTTTCTGCGCCGTACCGGCCTTGAGGCGGGTCGAGCCGGTGATCAGCTCCGGGCCGACGACGACCTCGATGCCGTGGTCGGCCTCGGCGGCGAGGGGGCTGTCGGCGTTGCACGACAGGCCGATGGTCAGCGCGCCGCGGACGGTGCGCGCGTGGCGTACGGCGCCGACCGCGTAGGGGGTGCGGCCCGAGGCGGAGATGCCGACGACGACGTCGTCCGGGCCGAGGCCGAGGGCGTCGAGGTCGGCGGCGGCCTGCTCGGTGTCGTCCTCGGCGCCCTCGACCGCGGTGATGATCGCGGAGGGACCGCCGGCGATGAGGCCGACGACCTCGCCGGGTGCGGTGTTGAAGGTCGGCGGGCACTCGCTCGCGTCGAGGATGCCGAGGCGTCCCGCGGTACCGGCACCCACGTAGACGAGGCGGCCCCCTCGTGCCATGCGGGCGGCGGCGGCGTCGATCGCGGCGGCGATGCGGGGGAGTTCGCGGGCGACGGCGGCGGGGACGGTCGCGTCCTCGCCGTTCATCGTCCGCGCGATCTCCTCGGTCGTCATCCGGTCGATCTCGGCCAGTTCCGGGCGGAACTGCTCAGTCGTGAGGTGGGCGAGTTCCGCCCGCAGCTCTTCGTACGGGGCGGCTCCCGGGGCCGGCGCGCGGTCCCCGGAAGGGATCGGGTTCCGGCCGTGCGGGGCGTCGGGGTGCGCGGCCCGGTCGGTGGGCCCGGTGGTCGTCATGTGCGGCTCTCCGCTGTGCTGAGGGACAGGTGGTGCGGGTGGTGGCGGCGGTGCTGTCCGGCCCGGACGGCCGGAGGTCTGCGGGCGCGTCCGTACCGGGTACGGGGCGCGGGTGTGCGGGGCGGCGTGGCGTCGCGCGGCGGCCGGGACGGCGGCGTGACAGCGCTGTCGCCGGGCGGGCGGACGGCGGGACGGGAGGCGGGCGGCGGAATCGGACGGCCCCGCGTCAGGCGTGGTCGCCGAGACCCGGCCGGGGCCGGTGGCGGTGCGCGAGGGCCTCGTAGGAGGCGGCGAGGGCGGGGGCGGCGTGCTCGTAGGTGCGCTGGGCCACGCCGACGAAGAGACAGTCCACCACGAGGTGCTGGCTGGCCCGGGACGACATGGCCGCCGGGCGCAGTTCGCTCTCGCGGGCCGCGACGGTGGTGAGGACGTGGTCGGCGTACTGCGCGGCGGAGCCGTCCGGGCGGCCGGTGATGGCGATGGTCGTGGCCCCGCGTTCGAAGGCGGCGCGCAGCGGCTCGACGACGTCGCTCGTGGAACCGGAGTGCGTGATGGCGACGGCGACGTCCTTGCCGCGCAGCTGCACCGCGTTGGTGATGGCGAGGTGCGGGTCCGCGTGCGCCTGCGCGAAGAGGCCGATGCGCAGCAGCTTCTGCCCGAGGTCCTGGGCGACGAGGTGCGAGGCGCCGACCCCGTAGATGTCGATGCGGCGGGCCTGTGCGAGCGCGGTGACGGCGGCGCCGAGGGCGGCCGTGTCGAGGTTCGCCGCCGTGTCGGCGAGGGTCTGCCGCTCGTCGTGGGCGAGCTTCGTGACGACGTCGGCTATCGGGTCGTCGAGCGCGATGTCGGCGGTGACGGAGGGCGCCGCCCCCGATTCCTGGTGCGCCGCGAGCCCGGCGAGGGCGAGCCGCAGATCGCGGTAGCCCGGGTAGCCGAGGAGGCGCGCGGTGCGGACGACGGTGGCCTCGCTCGTACCGGTGCGCGTGGCGAGCCCGGTCACGGTGAGTGCCGAACAGCCGGCCGGGTCGGCGGCGACGGCCTCGGCGACGCGCTGCATGGAGCGCGTCATGGAGGGGGCGAGGGTGCGCACCTTCGCGGCGAGCGCGGCGGGAGCGGGCGGCGCGGGCGAGGCGGCGCCGGGGTGGGGGCGAGCGGGCGCGGGCGTGGCACGGCCCGGGGCGCGGTGCGAGGCGGCCGGGGCGGGGGTGGAGGCGGCGGCCGGGCGCGCGACGCGGCCGGGCCCGGCGGCGGGGCGGCTCAGCGCGGAGGCACCGTTGGCAAAATCCTTCACGTCCTTGGTCACGGGTGAAATTTACTTTCAGCAAGGCGCGGGGGTCAAGAACGAGGGCTGGAACGGATACCGGACGGGAGGGCCGAACGGTCCGGGAAGGGACGCCCGGCTGATCCGGCGATCGAGGCCCGGCCGGCCCGGGAAGGGCGCTCCGACCGGTCCGGCGGGGGCTTTCCCAGGGTTCTTCCAGGGATCTGTTCGAGGACGTCTACGGGTCGTCTCAGGGTTCGTCTACGGGACGCCTACGGGGCATTTCCGGTCCCGGCGCGCCTGCCGCACAAT comes from Streptomyces sp. Tu6071 and encodes:
- a CDS encoding PTS transporter subunit EIIC, translated to MAGNEHVATAAAILPLVGGAANVTSVTHCMTRLRLGLGDRSRVDDAALRALPAVLGVVEDGDSYQLVLGPGKVARVTPEFARLVDESADTAPVADAATRAATGVARSDNGAASTADALASRGAEIRAERRSRNRTPLKRFLRRIADIFVPLIPALIGCGIIAGLGGLLVNLGWAGGLTSALTAVSSGFMALIAVFVGYNTAKEFGGTPVLGGAVAAIIVFPGVAKVEVFGTPLVPGQGGVLGALGAAALAAYVERWCRRRVPEAVDVLVTPTLTVLVSGLVTLYGLMYVAGEVAEGIGTAADWLLTHTGAFAGFVLGGLFLPLVMLGLHQALIPIHTTLIESQGYTVLLPVLAMAGAGQVGCAIAVALRLKRNTSLRKTVRSALPAGVLGVGEPLIYGVSLPLGRPFITACVGGAAGGGLVGLFSMLGTKVGATAIGPSGWALFPLLAGNRGLGTTAAVYGLGLLAGYGVGFAATYLFGFDSATLHELNADTLPASASASAPAAAPAATGIAEPSPAQPSEP
- the murQ gene encoding N-acetylmuramic acid 6-phosphate etherase translates to MTTTGPTDRAAHPDAPHGRNPIPSGDRAPAPGAAPYEELRAELAHLTTEQFRPELAEIDRMTTEEIARTMNGEDATVPAAVARELPRIAAAIDAAAARMARGGRLVYVGAGTAGRLGILDASECPPTFNTAPGEVVGLIAGGPSAIITAVEGAEDDTEQAAADLDALGLGPDDVVVGISASGRTPYAVGAVRHARTVRGALTIGLSCNADSPLAAEADHGIEVVVGPELITGSTRLKAGTAQKLVLNMLSTISMIRLGKTYGNLMVDVRASNEKLRARSRRIVALATGADDTEIEAALAATGGEVKNAILVLLGHVDGPESARLLQAHGGHLRGALGEAGKG
- a CDS encoding MurR/RpiR family transcriptional regulator, producing MTKDVKDFANGASALSRPAAGPGRVARPAAASTPAPAASHRAPGRATPAPARPHPGAASPAPPAPAALAAKVRTLAPSMTRSMQRVAEAVAADPAGCSALTVTGLATRTGTSEATVVRTARLLGYPGYRDLRLALAGLAAHQESGAAPSVTADIALDDPIADVVTKLAHDERQTLADTAANLDTAALGAAVTALAQARRIDIYGVGASHLVAQDLGQKLLRIGLFAQAHADPHLAITNAVQLRGKDVAVAITHSGSTSDVVEPLRAAFERGATTIAITGRPDGSAAQYADHVLTTVAARESELRPAAMSSRASQHLVVDCLFVGVAQRTYEHAAPALAASYEALAHRHRPRPGLGDHA